A portion of the Juglans microcarpa x Juglans regia isolate MS1-56 chromosome 1D, Jm3101_v1.0, whole genome shotgun sequence genome contains these proteins:
- the LOC121252871 gene encoding HVA22-like protein k isoform X4: protein MVGLRLLLCPLGSNIVIRTACCSVGIALPVYSTFKAIERKDQNEQQRLLLYWAAYGSFSIVEVFSDKLLSWFPLYYHVKFAFLVWLQLPSTDGAKQLYMNHLRPFFLRHQVRIDQIMGIAYGEMLKLISAHQTEIQFARNVFVKIMGAADQMLRGAMKPDQPRQNTAIEGPLRSPDTHSDHHND, encoded by the exons ATG GTTGGTTTGCGGTTGCTTCTTTGTCCTCTTGGTTCTAACATTGTAATACGGACAGCTTG CTGTTCTGTTGGGATTGCTTTACCTGTGTACTCTACGTTCAAGGCAATTGAAAGGAAAGATCAAAATGAGCAACAAAGGTTGCTTTTGTATTGGGCAG CTTATGGATCTTTCAGCATCGTGGAAGTCTTTTCTGACAAGCTTCTTTCTTG GTTTCCTTTGTACTACCATGTGAAGTTTGCATTTCTTGTTTGGCTTCAACTTCCATCCACTGAT GGGGCCAAGCAATTATACATGAACCATCTACGTCCATTCTTCTTGCGGCATCAAGTTAGAATTGATCAAATTATGGGTATTGCATATGGTGAAATG CTTAAACTTATAAGCGCACATCAAACGGAAATTCAGTTCGCTAGGAATGTGTTTGTGAAGATTATGGGTGCAG CGGACCAAATGTTAAGAGGGGCTATGAAGCCCGATCAACCTCGACAGAACACTGCAATTGAAGGCCCGTTAAGATCACCAGATACCCACTCAGATCATCATAACGATTGA
- the LOC121252856 gene encoding G-box-binding factor 1 isoform X1 encodes MGTGEESAPPKPSKSASSTQEIPTTPSYPDWSSSMQAYYGPGATPPPFFASTVASPTPHPYLWGSQHPLIPPYGTPVPYPALYPPGGVYAHPNMATIPNSVQTNAELEGKGPDGKDRASAKKPKGISGNSGKAGESVKATSGSGNDGASQSAESGTEGSSDGSDENNDQQDFAASKKGSFHQMLADGANAQNNTAGGIIQGSVPGKPVVSMPATNLNIGMDLWSASPGGAGAAKVRPNPSGASSALAPPTMIGCEGVMPDQWIQDERELKRQKRKQSNRESARRSRLRKQAECEELQVRVENLSNENHTLRDEMQRLSEECENLTSENSSIKEELTRICGPDAVANLERNITATVVQSDDGDDNS; translated from the exons ATGGGGACAGGGGAAGAGAGCGCACCTCCTAAGCCTTCCAAATCAGCTTCTTCAACTCAG GAAATACCCACAACACCTTCTTATCCTGATTGGTCGAGCTCTATGCAG GCTTATTATGGTCCTGGAGCTACTCCACCTCCCTTTTTTGCCTCAACTGTTGCATCTCCAACACCCCACCCCTATTTGTGGGGAAGCCAG CACCCTTTGATCCCACCATATGGGACCCCAGTTCCATACCCAGCTCTATATCCTCCAGGAGGAGTTTATGCTCATCCTAATATGGCCACG ATCCCAAACTCAGTACAGACAAATGCAGAGTTGGAAGGGAAAGGACCTGATGGGAAGGACCGAGCTTCAGCTAAAAAACCCAAAGGAATTTCTGGAAATTCAGGCAAGGCTGGAGAGAGTGTGAAGGCAACTTCAGGTTCGGGAAATGATGGTGCTTCACAAAG TGCTGAAAGTGGTACTGAGGGTTCATCAGATGGAAGTGATGAGAATAATGACCAACAG GATTTTGCTGCGAGTAAGAAGGGAAGCTTTCACCAGATGCTGGCAGATG GAGCCAATGCACAAAATAACACTGCTGGGGGCATTATTCAAGGTTCAGTTCCTGGGAAGCCTGTGGTCTCCATGCCTGCAACTAATTTGAATATTGGAATGGACTTATGGAGTGCATCCCCTGGTGGTGCTGGAGCTGCAAAAGTGAGACCAAATCCATCTGGTGCCTCATCAGCACTTGCTCCTCCAACGATGATTGGATGCGAAGGCGTAATGCCCGATCAGTGGATACAG GATGAACGAGAACTGAAAAGACAGAAGAGGAAGCAGTCTAATAGGGAGTCAGCTCGGAGGTCAAGATTACGAAAACAG GCGGAATGTGAAGAACTACAGGTGAGGGTGGAAAACTTGAGCAATGAGAATCACACCCTCAGAGACGAGATGCAGAGGCTTTCTGAGGAATGTGAAAATCTTACATCCGAAAACAGTTCCATCAAg GAAGAATTGACGCGAATTTGTGGACCGGATGCAGTCGCCAACCTTGAACGAAACATCACCGCAACAGTCGTTCAGTCTGATGATGGTGATGACAACAGTTAG
- the LOC121252871 gene encoding HVA22-like protein k isoform X1 gives MLLRFNTVERIFTKWQVGLRLLLCPLGSNIVIRTACCSVGIALPVYSTFKAIERKDQNEQQRLLLYWAAYGSFSIVEVFSDKLLSWFPLYYHVKFAFLVWLQLPSTDGAKQLYMNHLRPFFLRHQVRIDQIMGIAYGEMLKLISAHQTEIQFARNVFVKIMGAADQMLRGAMKPDQPRQNTAIEGPLRSPDTHSDHHND, from the exons ATGTTATTGAGGTTTAACACTGTGGAAAGAATATTTACAAAATGGCAA GTTGGTTTGCGGTTGCTTCTTTGTCCTCTTGGTTCTAACATTGTAATACGGACAGCTTG CTGTTCTGTTGGGATTGCTTTACCTGTGTACTCTACGTTCAAGGCAATTGAAAGGAAAGATCAAAATGAGCAACAAAGGTTGCTTTTGTATTGGGCAG CTTATGGATCTTTCAGCATCGTGGAAGTCTTTTCTGACAAGCTTCTTTCTTG GTTTCCTTTGTACTACCATGTGAAGTTTGCATTTCTTGTTTGGCTTCAACTTCCATCCACTGAT GGGGCCAAGCAATTATACATGAACCATCTACGTCCATTCTTCTTGCGGCATCAAGTTAGAATTGATCAAATTATGGGTATTGCATATGGTGAAATG CTTAAACTTATAAGCGCACATCAAACGGAAATTCAGTTCGCTAGGAATGTGTTTGTGAAGATTATGGGTGCAG CGGACCAAATGTTAAGAGGGGCTATGAAGCCCGATCAACCTCGACAGAACACTGCAATTGAAGGCCCGTTAAGATCACCAGATACCCACTCAGATCATCATAACGATTGA
- the LOC121252871 gene encoding HVA22-like protein k isoform X3 — protein MTLLGPNVSEVGLRLLLCPLGSNIVIRTACCSVGIALPVYSTFKAIERKDQNEQQRLLLYWAAYGSFSIVEVFSDKLLSWFPLYYHVKFAFLVWLQLPSTDGAKQLYMNHLRPFFLRHQVRIDQIMGIAYGEMLKLISAHQTEIQFARNVFVKIMGAADQMLRGAMKPDQPRQNTAIEGPLRSPDTHSDHHND, from the exons ATGACTCTTCTGGGACCCAACGTAAGCGAG GTTGGTTTGCGGTTGCTTCTTTGTCCTCTTGGTTCTAACATTGTAATACGGACAGCTTG CTGTTCTGTTGGGATTGCTTTACCTGTGTACTCTACGTTCAAGGCAATTGAAAGGAAAGATCAAAATGAGCAACAAAGGTTGCTTTTGTATTGGGCAG CTTATGGATCTTTCAGCATCGTGGAAGTCTTTTCTGACAAGCTTCTTTCTTG GTTTCCTTTGTACTACCATGTGAAGTTTGCATTTCTTGTTTGGCTTCAACTTCCATCCACTGAT GGGGCCAAGCAATTATACATGAACCATCTACGTCCATTCTTCTTGCGGCATCAAGTTAGAATTGATCAAATTATGGGTATTGCATATGGTGAAATG CTTAAACTTATAAGCGCACATCAAACGGAAATTCAGTTCGCTAGGAATGTGTTTGTGAAGATTATGGGTGCAG CGGACCAAATGTTAAGAGGGGCTATGAAGCCCGATCAACCTCGACAGAACACTGCAATTGAAGGCCCGTTAAGATCACCAGATACCCACTCAGATCATCATAACGATTGA
- the LOC121252856 gene encoding G-box-binding factor 1 isoform X2: MGTGEESAPPKPSKSASSTQEIPTTPSYPDWSSSMQAYYGPGATPPPFFASTVASPTPHPYLWGSQHPLIPPYGTPVPYPALYPPGGVYAHPNMATIPNSVQTNAELEGKGPDGKDRASAKKPKGISGNSGKAGESVKATSGSGNDGASQSAESGTEGSSDGSDENNDQQDFAASKKGSFHQMLADGSVPGKPVVSMPATNLNIGMDLWSASPGGAGAAKVRPNPSGASSALAPPTMIGCEGVMPDQWIQDERELKRQKRKQSNRESARRSRLRKQAECEELQVRVENLSNENHTLRDEMQRLSEECENLTSENSSIKEELTRICGPDAVANLERNITATVVQSDDGDDNS; the protein is encoded by the exons ATGGGGACAGGGGAAGAGAGCGCACCTCCTAAGCCTTCCAAATCAGCTTCTTCAACTCAG GAAATACCCACAACACCTTCTTATCCTGATTGGTCGAGCTCTATGCAG GCTTATTATGGTCCTGGAGCTACTCCACCTCCCTTTTTTGCCTCAACTGTTGCATCTCCAACACCCCACCCCTATTTGTGGGGAAGCCAG CACCCTTTGATCCCACCATATGGGACCCCAGTTCCATACCCAGCTCTATATCCTCCAGGAGGAGTTTATGCTCATCCTAATATGGCCACG ATCCCAAACTCAGTACAGACAAATGCAGAGTTGGAAGGGAAAGGACCTGATGGGAAGGACCGAGCTTCAGCTAAAAAACCCAAAGGAATTTCTGGAAATTCAGGCAAGGCTGGAGAGAGTGTGAAGGCAACTTCAGGTTCGGGAAATGATGGTGCTTCACAAAG TGCTGAAAGTGGTACTGAGGGTTCATCAGATGGAAGTGATGAGAATAATGACCAACAG GATTTTGCTGCGAGTAAGAAGGGAAGCTTTCACCAGATGCTGGCAGATG GTTCAGTTCCTGGGAAGCCTGTGGTCTCCATGCCTGCAACTAATTTGAATATTGGAATGGACTTATGGAGTGCATCCCCTGGTGGTGCTGGAGCTGCAAAAGTGAGACCAAATCCATCTGGTGCCTCATCAGCACTTGCTCCTCCAACGATGATTGGATGCGAAGGCGTAATGCCCGATCAGTGGATACAG GATGAACGAGAACTGAAAAGACAGAAGAGGAAGCAGTCTAATAGGGAGTCAGCTCGGAGGTCAAGATTACGAAAACAG GCGGAATGTGAAGAACTACAGGTGAGGGTGGAAAACTTGAGCAATGAGAATCACACCCTCAGAGACGAGATGCAGAGGCTTTCTGAGGAATGTGAAAATCTTACATCCGAAAACAGTTCCATCAAg GAAGAATTGACGCGAATTTGTGGACCGGATGCAGTCGCCAACCTTGAACGAAACATCACCGCAACAGTCGTTCAGTCTGATGATGGTGATGACAACAGTTAG
- the LOC121252871 gene encoding HVA22-like protein k isoform X2, whose product MIATLTNLQNSVGLRLLLCPLGSNIVIRTACCSVGIALPVYSTFKAIERKDQNEQQRLLLYWAAYGSFSIVEVFSDKLLSWFPLYYHVKFAFLVWLQLPSTDGAKQLYMNHLRPFFLRHQVRIDQIMGIAYGEMLKLISAHQTEIQFARNVFVKIMGAADQMLRGAMKPDQPRQNTAIEGPLRSPDTHSDHHND is encoded by the exons ATGATCGCCACTCTTACAAACCTGCAAAATTCG GTTGGTTTGCGGTTGCTTCTTTGTCCTCTTGGTTCTAACATTGTAATACGGACAGCTTG CTGTTCTGTTGGGATTGCTTTACCTGTGTACTCTACGTTCAAGGCAATTGAAAGGAAAGATCAAAATGAGCAACAAAGGTTGCTTTTGTATTGGGCAG CTTATGGATCTTTCAGCATCGTGGAAGTCTTTTCTGACAAGCTTCTTTCTTG GTTTCCTTTGTACTACCATGTGAAGTTTGCATTTCTTGTTTGGCTTCAACTTCCATCCACTGAT GGGGCCAAGCAATTATACATGAACCATCTACGTCCATTCTTCTTGCGGCATCAAGTTAGAATTGATCAAATTATGGGTATTGCATATGGTGAAATG CTTAAACTTATAAGCGCACATCAAACGGAAATTCAGTTCGCTAGGAATGTGTTTGTGAAGATTATGGGTGCAG CGGACCAAATGTTAAGAGGGGCTATGAAGCCCGATCAACCTCGACAGAACACTGCAATTGAAGGCCCGTTAAGATCACCAGATACCCACTCAGATCATCATAACGATTGA